A single Stigmatopora argus isolate UIUO_Sarg chromosome 7, RoL_Sarg_1.0, whole genome shotgun sequence DNA region contains:
- the LOC144077975 gene encoding ras-related protein ORAB-1-like isoform X1, producing MNPGYDYLFKLLLIGDSGVGKSGLMFRFADDTYTERRIRTIGVDFKIRTIELDGKTIQLQIWDTAGQERFRTITSSYYRGVDGIIIVYDVTDQVDESFNNVNEWLQEIDRYASENVNKLLVGNKCDLTTKKVVDYTTAKEFANCLGIPFLEISVKSATNVEQAFMTMVAQIKKRMGPGAAAANSDKSNVKIQSEPVNTSSEGCC from the exons ATGAATCCTGGATA CGACTACTTATTCAAACTTCTGCTGATTGGAGATTCTGGGGTCGGCAAGTCTGGTCTGATGTTTCGCTTTGCA GACGACACGTACACGGAGAGGCGCATCAGGACCATTGGCGTCGACTTCAAAATCCGGACCATCGAGCTGGACGGCAAGACCATCCAACTGCAGATT TGGGACACGGCCGGCCAGGAGCGTTTCCGCACCATCACGTCGAGCTACTACAGGGGGGTGGACGGGATCATCATCGTTTACGACGTCACCGATCAAGTGgat GAATCGTTCAACAACGTGAACGAGTGGCTCCAGGAGATCGACCGTTACGCCAGCGAGAACGTCAACAAGCTGCTGGTCGGTAACAAATGCGACCTGACCACCAAGAAGGTGGTGGACTACACCACGGCCAAG GAGTTCGCCAACTGTCTGGGCATCCCCTTCTTGGAGATCAGCGTCAAGAGCGCCACCAACGTAGAGCAGGCCTTCATGACCATGGTGGCCCAGATCAAGAAGCGCATGGGCcctggcgccgccgccgccaactcAGACAAGTCTAACGTGAAGATTCAGAGCGAACCCGTCAA
- the LOC144077975 gene encoding ras-related protein ORAB-1-like isoform X2, with translation MNPGYDYLFKLLLIGDSGVGKSGLMFRFADDTYTERRIRTIGVDFKIRTIELDGKTIQLQIWDTAGQERFRTITSSYYRGVDGIIIVYDVTDQESFNNVNEWLQEIDRYASENVNKLLVGNKCDLTTKKVVDYTTAKEFANCLGIPFLEISVKSATNVEQAFMTMVAQIKKRMGPGAAAANSDKSNVKIQSEPVNTSSEGCC, from the exons ATGAATCCTGGATA CGACTACTTATTCAAACTTCTGCTGATTGGAGATTCTGGGGTCGGCAAGTCTGGTCTGATGTTTCGCTTTGCA GACGACACGTACACGGAGAGGCGCATCAGGACCATTGGCGTCGACTTCAAAATCCGGACCATCGAGCTGGACGGCAAGACCATCCAACTGCAGATT TGGGACACGGCCGGCCAGGAGCGTTTCCGCACCATCACGTCGAGCTACTACAGGGGGGTGGACGGGATCATCATCGTTTACGACGTCACCGATCAA GAATCGTTCAACAACGTGAACGAGTGGCTCCAGGAGATCGACCGTTACGCCAGCGAGAACGTCAACAAGCTGCTGGTCGGTAACAAATGCGACCTGACCACCAAGAAGGTGGTGGACTACACCACGGCCAAG GAGTTCGCCAACTGTCTGGGCATCCCCTTCTTGGAGATCAGCGTCAAGAGCGCCACCAACGTAGAGCAGGCCTTCATGACCATGGTGGCCCAGATCAAGAAGCGCATGGGCcctggcgccgccgccgccaactcAGACAAGTCTAACGTGAAGATTCAGAGCGAACCCGTCAA
- the spred2a gene encoding sprouty-related, EVH1 domain-containing protein 2 produces the protein MNEEEEQHRPHDDSYMVRVKAVVMTRDDSSGGWLAQDGGLSRVGVCRLTPAGLLGRCSFLIHAERLRDRQVILECFLKKDLVYTKATPTFHHWRVDNRKCGLTFQSPADARAFDRGVRKALEDLTEGSTTSSSTLQNEAELGDDDVFTTATDSSSNSSQRREPVMLSFCEHRRPHHCILGHLYEQQRTADHYFTDCYFLEQAVEVFPRHVSFQLEEEEVRITPRERAWLTGYEDYRHATATRDKLSTSDIPEAFAHMPPKLNYGYPYPLAKPICLDPGGGGAVTAQPQLKRGRKDGERLRCVYCQDLFGREDNGRGRCQEAPDPIQTCIRRVSFLWCADSLLYHCMADPEGDYSDPCSCEAGDERFCLRWSALLALSLLAPCMCCYAPLTALHRCGVACRCCGGRHQAAG, from the exons ATGAACGAAGAAGAAGAGCAGCACAGGCCTCACGA TGACAGCTACATGGTGCGCGTGAAAGCGGTGGTGATGACCCGCGACGACTCCAGCGGCGGCTGGCTAGCGCAAGATGGCGGCCTGAGCCGAGTGGGCGTGTGCCGCCTGACACCCGCCGGGCTTTTGGGCCGCTGCAGCTTCCTCATCCACGCGGAACGACTGCGAGACAGACAG GTGATTCTTGAATGTTTCCTGAAGAAGGACCTGGTCTACACCAAGGCCACGCCCACTTTTCACCACTGGAGGGtggacaacaggaagtgcggcTTGACCTTCCAGAGTCCGGCCGACGCGCGGGCTTTCGACCGCGGCGTGCGGAAGGCTCTGGAGGATTTGACGGAAG GATCGACCACGTCATCGTCCACGCTGCAGAACGAGGCCGAGCTCGGCGACGACGACGTGTTCACG ACGGCCACGGACAGCTCGTCCAACTCGTCTCAAAGAAGGGAGCCCGTCATGTTGTCCTTCTGCGAGCACCGCCGACCACACCATTGCATTCTGGGACATCTGTACGAACAGCAACGGACCGCCGACCACTACTTCACCGACTGCTACTTCTTGGAGCAA GCGGTGGAGGTATTCCCTCGCCACGTGAGCTTCCAGTTGGAAGAAGAAGAGGTACGCATCACTCCGCGGGAGCGCGCCTGGCTCACCGGCTACGAGGACTACCGTCACGCCACGGCCACGAGAGACAAGCTGTCGACGTCCGACATCCCCGAGGCCTTCGCGCACATGCCACCTAAACTCAACTACGGCTACCCGTACCCCTTAGCCAAGCCCATCTGCCTGGACCCAGGTGGCGGCGGCGCCGTGACGGCTCAGCCTCAGCTGAAGCGCGGCCGGAAGGACGGCGAGCGCCTGCGCTGCGTTTACTGTCAGGATCTCTTTGGCCGCGAGGACAACGGGCGCGGGCGCTGCCAGGAGGCGCCGGACCCTATCCAAACGTGCATACGGCGCGTCAGCTTTCTATGGTGCGCCGACAGCCTGCTATACCATTGCATGGCGGACCCGGAGGGCGACTACTCGGACCCGTGCTCGTGCGAGGCGGGCGACGAGCGCTTCTGTTTGCGTTGGAGCGCTCTGCTGGCGCTATCGCTGTTGGCGCCGTGCATGTGTTGCTACGCGCCGCTCACCGCCCTGCACCGGTGCGGCGTGGCGTGCCGATGTTGCGGCGGCAGACACCAAGCGGCGGGCTGA
- the etaa1a gene encoding ewing's tumor-associated antigen 1 isoform X2, which yields MKPSRRLSRSFKQSQQKPNISEKSDICNAPKPEFKTPTRPCSSRASAASIVESPQNSDAHHDIIWDPSSPQRLGKRTKRHVPGKVDISDIVSRIAPKHGRPEVSEPTLQQWIGDSATIPCTPDVEPPKNRRKSQRFNSVDDLLKLAKRFDLNLLHREDDEEEDEAEDEEDPNPHISPVQPQESLHNLMSIPQHTEDDLDLLFREPTQQTSASPGPTTQQTSMCPGPPTPKKPPSMANVDFPDDWDDDDPFLAEMMPNPEKIHPPDHCSTQKTSGQAPPASFVNQSEGSDPFEKVETENACEPPLANVDGFSSAVCMARNKPRSASPAHEQVPAASDFPDDDLDAFFLSEPIWDDPEEDDEMLCELCEDVENQMVHDGATVKPCPPKYSNPCALPQPTATQQFTFKRPGNPVSTVNIKPNSMLSNHLTPVVTDTVVKCSALEIEQKKHQAMERRRQRLREVQNLK from the exons ATGAAGCCGAGCCGCCGCCTGAGCAGGAGCTTCAAACAGAGCCAACAGAAGCCGAACATCTCGGAAAAGTCCGACATTTGCAACGCACCGAAGCCTG AATTTAAGACGCCAACTCGGCCTTGCTCATCCAGAGCTTCCGCGGCGTCCATCGTCGAGTCCCCGCAAAACTCTGATGCGCATCACGACATCATCTGGGACCCCTCGTCGCCTCAGCGGCTGGGCAAACGGACAAAGAGGCACGTGCCGGGAAAGGTGGACATCTCCGACATCGTTAGTAGGATCGCACCAAAG CACGGAAGGCCCGAAGTGAGCGAGCCCACCCTGCAGCAGTGGATTGGCGACAGCGCCACCATCCCGTGCACGCCCGACGTCGAACCGCCAAAAAACAGGAGAAAATCCCAGAG ATTTAACAGCGTCGACGACCTGCTGAAATTGGCCAAGCGCTTTGACCTCAACTTGTTACATCGCGAGGACGACGAAGAAGAGGACGAAGCAGAGGACGAAGAAGATCCCAACCCTCATATTTCGCCAGTGCAGCCGCAAGAAAGCCTTCACAACCTCATGTCGATACCGCAACACACAGAAGATGACCTGGACCTCCTTTTCCGCGAGCCGACCCAGCAGACCAGCGCGAGTCCCGGTCCGACGACCCAGCAGACCAGCATGTGCCCCGGTCCGCCGACGCCCAAAAAACCTCCCTCGATGGCAAACGTCGACTTCCCGGACGACTGGGACGACGACGACCCGTTCCTCGCCGAGATGATGCCAAATCCGGAAAAAATCCACCCGCCCGACCACTGCTCCACGCAGAAGACCTCCGGCCAGGCGCCACCCGCTTCTTTCGTCAACCAATCAGAAGGGAGTGACCCTTTTGAGAAAGTTGAGACAGAAAACGCCTGTGAACCCCCCTTGGCAAATGTTGATGGATTTTCCTCTGCCGTTTGTATGGCGAGAAACAAACCCCGCTCAGCCAGCCCGGCCCACGAGCAAGTTCCCGCGGCCTCCGATTTCCCGGATGACGACTTGGACGCCTTCTTCTTGTCTGAGCCCATTTGGGACGATCCAGAGGAGGATGACGAGATGCTTTGCGAACTTTGCGAAGACGTAGAGAATCAGATGGTACACGATGGTGCCACCGTTAAACCCTGTCCCCCAAAATATTCAAATCCCTGCGCCCTTCCGCAGCCGACGGCTACGCAGCAGTTTACTTTTAAGAGGCCTGGCAACCCTGTTTCTACAGTCAACATCAAGCCTAATTCCATGCTGAGCAACCATCTCACTCCCGTGGTGACCGACACAG TTGTCAAATGTTCTGCACTGGAGATCGAGCAAAAGAAGCATCAGGCCATGGAACGCCGCCGACAACGCTTGCGAGAAGTCCAAAATCTCAAGTGA
- the etaa1a gene encoding ewing's tumor-associated antigen 1 isoform X3, with product MKPSRRLSRSFKQSQQKPNISEKSDICNAPKPEFKTPTRPCSSRASAASIVESPQNSDAHHDIIWDPSSPQRLGKRTKRHVPGKVDISDIVSRIAPKHGRPEVSEPTLQQWIGDSATIPCTPDVEPPKNRRKSQRFNSVDDLLKLAKRFDLNLLHREDDEEEDEAEDEEDPNPHISPVQPQESLHNLMSIPQHTEDDLDLLFREPTQQTSASPGPTTQQTSMCPGPPTPKKPPSMANVDFPDDWDDDDPFLAEMMPNPEKIHPPDHCSTQKTSGQAPPASFVNQSEGSDPFEKVETENACEPPLANVDGFSSAVCMARNKPRSASPAHEQVPAASDFPDDDLDAFFLSEPIWDDPEEDDEMLCELCEDVENQMPTATQQFTFKRPGNPVSTVNIKPNSMLSNHLTPVVTDTAVVKCSALEIEQKKHQAMERRRQRLREVQNLK from the exons ATGAAGCCGAGCCGCCGCCTGAGCAGGAGCTTCAAACAGAGCCAACAGAAGCCGAACATCTCGGAAAAGTCCGACATTTGCAACGCACCGAAGCCTG AATTTAAGACGCCAACTCGGCCTTGCTCATCCAGAGCTTCCGCGGCGTCCATCGTCGAGTCCCCGCAAAACTCTGATGCGCATCACGACATCATCTGGGACCCCTCGTCGCCTCAGCGGCTGGGCAAACGGACAAAGAGGCACGTGCCGGGAAAGGTGGACATCTCCGACATCGTTAGTAGGATCGCACCAAAG CACGGAAGGCCCGAAGTGAGCGAGCCCACCCTGCAGCAGTGGATTGGCGACAGCGCCACCATCCCGTGCACGCCCGACGTCGAACCGCCAAAAAACAGGAGAAAATCCCAGAG ATTTAACAGCGTCGACGACCTGCTGAAATTGGCCAAGCGCTTTGACCTCAACTTGTTACATCGCGAGGACGACGAAGAAGAGGACGAAGCAGAGGACGAAGAAGATCCCAACCCTCATATTTCGCCAGTGCAGCCGCAAGAAAGCCTTCACAACCTCATGTCGATACCGCAACACACAGAAGATGACCTGGACCTCCTTTTCCGCGAGCCGACCCAGCAGACCAGCGCGAGTCCCGGTCCGACGACCCAGCAGACCAGCATGTGCCCCGGTCCGCCGACGCCCAAAAAACCTCCCTCGATGGCAAACGTCGACTTCCCGGACGACTGGGACGACGACGACCCGTTCCTCGCCGAGATGATGCCAAATCCGGAAAAAATCCACCCGCCCGACCACTGCTCCACGCAGAAGACCTCCGGCCAGGCGCCACCCGCTTCTTTCGTCAACCAATCAGAAGGGAGTGACCCTTTTGAGAAAGTTGAGACAGAAAACGCCTGTGAACCCCCCTTGGCAAATGTTGATGGATTTTCCTCTGCCGTTTGTATGGCGAGAAACAAACCCCGCTCAGCCAGCCCGGCCCACGAGCAAGTTCCCGCGGCCTCCGATTTCCCGGATGACGACTTGGACGCCTTCTTCTTGTCTGAGCCCATTTGGGACGATCCAGAGGAGGATGACGAGATGCTTTGCGAACTTTGCGAAGACGTAGAGAATCAGATG CCGACGGCTACGCAGCAGTTTACTTTTAAGAGGCCTGGCAACCCTGTTTCTACAGTCAACATCAAGCCTAATTCCATGCTGAGCAACCATCTCACTCCCGTGGTGACCGACACAG CAGTTGTCAAATGTTCTGCACTGGAGATCGAGCAAAAGAAGCATCAGGCCATGGAACGCCGCCGACAACGCTTGCGAGAAGTCCAAAATCTCAAGTGA
- the etaa1a gene encoding ewing's tumor-associated antigen 1 isoform X1, with amino-acid sequence MKPSRRLSRSFKQSQQKPNISEKSDICNAPKPEFKTPTRPCSSRASAASIVESPQNSDAHHDIIWDPSSPQRLGKRTKRHVPGKVDISDIVSRIAPKHGRPEVSEPTLQQWIGDSATIPCTPDVEPPKNRRKSQRFNSVDDLLKLAKRFDLNLLHREDDEEEDEAEDEEDPNPHISPVQPQESLHNLMSIPQHTEDDLDLLFREPTQQTSASPGPTTQQTSMCPGPPTPKKPPSMANVDFPDDWDDDDPFLAEMMPNPEKIHPPDHCSTQKTSGQAPPASFVNQSEGSDPFEKVETENACEPPLANVDGFSSAVCMARNKPRSASPAHEQVPAASDFPDDDLDAFFLSEPIWDDPEEDDEMLCELCEDVENQMVHDGATVKPCPPKYSNPCALPQPTATQQFTFKRPGNPVSTVNIKPNSMLSNHLTPVVTDTAVVKCSALEIEQKKHQAMERRRQRLREVQNLK; translated from the exons ATGAAGCCGAGCCGCCGCCTGAGCAGGAGCTTCAAACAGAGCCAACAGAAGCCGAACATCTCGGAAAAGTCCGACATTTGCAACGCACCGAAGCCTG AATTTAAGACGCCAACTCGGCCTTGCTCATCCAGAGCTTCCGCGGCGTCCATCGTCGAGTCCCCGCAAAACTCTGATGCGCATCACGACATCATCTGGGACCCCTCGTCGCCTCAGCGGCTGGGCAAACGGACAAAGAGGCACGTGCCGGGAAAGGTGGACATCTCCGACATCGTTAGTAGGATCGCACCAAAG CACGGAAGGCCCGAAGTGAGCGAGCCCACCCTGCAGCAGTGGATTGGCGACAGCGCCACCATCCCGTGCACGCCCGACGTCGAACCGCCAAAAAACAGGAGAAAATCCCAGAG ATTTAACAGCGTCGACGACCTGCTGAAATTGGCCAAGCGCTTTGACCTCAACTTGTTACATCGCGAGGACGACGAAGAAGAGGACGAAGCAGAGGACGAAGAAGATCCCAACCCTCATATTTCGCCAGTGCAGCCGCAAGAAAGCCTTCACAACCTCATGTCGATACCGCAACACACAGAAGATGACCTGGACCTCCTTTTCCGCGAGCCGACCCAGCAGACCAGCGCGAGTCCCGGTCCGACGACCCAGCAGACCAGCATGTGCCCCGGTCCGCCGACGCCCAAAAAACCTCCCTCGATGGCAAACGTCGACTTCCCGGACGACTGGGACGACGACGACCCGTTCCTCGCCGAGATGATGCCAAATCCGGAAAAAATCCACCCGCCCGACCACTGCTCCACGCAGAAGACCTCCGGCCAGGCGCCACCCGCTTCTTTCGTCAACCAATCAGAAGGGAGTGACCCTTTTGAGAAAGTTGAGACAGAAAACGCCTGTGAACCCCCCTTGGCAAATGTTGATGGATTTTCCTCTGCCGTTTGTATGGCGAGAAACAAACCCCGCTCAGCCAGCCCGGCCCACGAGCAAGTTCCCGCGGCCTCCGATTTCCCGGATGACGACTTGGACGCCTTCTTCTTGTCTGAGCCCATTTGGGACGATCCAGAGGAGGATGACGAGATGCTTTGCGAACTTTGCGAAGACGTAGAGAATCAGATGGTACACGATGGTGCCACCGTTAAACCCTGTCCCCCAAAATATTCAAATCCCTGCGCCCTTCCGCAGCCGACGGCTACGCAGCAGTTTACTTTTAAGAGGCCTGGCAACCCTGTTTCTACAGTCAACATCAAGCCTAATTCCATGCTGAGCAACCATCTCACTCCCGTGGTGACCGACACAG CAGTTGTCAAATGTTCTGCACTGGAGATCGAGCAAAAGAAGCATCAGGCCATGGAACGCCGCCGACAACGCTTGCGAGAAGTCCAAAATCTCAAGTGA
- the ppp3r1b gene encoding calcineurin subunit B type 1b, translated as MGNEASYALDMCSHFDADEIKRLGKRFKKLDLDNSGSLSVEEFMSLPELQQNPLVQRVIDIFDTDGNGEVDFKEFIEGVSQFSVKGDKEQKLRFAFRIYDMDKDGYISNGELFQVLKMMVGNNLKDTQLQQIVDKTIINADKDGDGRISFEEFCAVVGGLDIHKKMVVDV; from the exons ATG gggaACGAAGCCAGTTATGCTCTGGACATGTGCTCGCACT TCGACGCAGACGAGATTAAGCGTCTGGGCAAGCGCTTCAAGAAACTGGACCTGGACAACTCGGGCTCGCTCAGCGTGGAGGAGTTCATGTCGCTGCCCGAGTTGCAGCAGAACCCACTGGTGCAACGCGTCATCGATATATTTGACACGGACGGCAACGGAGAGGTGGACTTCAAAG AATTCATCGAGGGCGTCTCTCAGTTCAGCGTCAAGGGAGACAAAGAGCAAAAGTTACGAT TCGCGTTCCGCATCTACGACATGGACAAGGACGGCTACATCTCCAACGGCGAGCTATTCCAAGTTCTGAAGATGATGGTGGGCAACAACCTGAAGGACACGCAGCTGCAGCAGATCGTCGACAAAACCATCATCAACGCCGACAAGGACGGCGACGGGAGGATATCCTTCGAGGAGTTCTGCGCG GTGGTGGGTGGCTTGGACATTCACAAAAAGATGGTGGTGGACGTGTAA
- the cnrip1a gene encoding CB1 cannabinoid receptor-interacting protein 1a, which translates to MDDVPELVNIAISLWIQPNDGDVFFKVDGSRFGQTRTVKLLTGSKYKIQVLIKPGTVEATNMNIGGVVFPLEEQSRDADQVVYHGRYDTEGVPHTKSGDRQPVEVSIQFQRAGTFETVWQAKYYNYYKREHCQFGNKFSSIEYECKPNETRTLMWINKEAFN; encoded by the exons ATGGACGACGTCCCGGAGCTAGTGAACATCGCTATCTCGTTGTGGATCCAACCCAACGACGGCGATGTTTTCTTTAAGGTGGACGGAAGCCGATTCGGACAAACCCGAACCGTCAAGCTGCTCACGGGTtccaaatacaaaatacaagtcCTCATCAAGCCCGGAACCGTCGAAGCCAC AAACATGAACATCGGCGGCGTGGTGTTTCCTCTGGAGGAGCAGTCGCGAGATGCCGATCAGGTGGTCTATCACGGACGCTACGACACAGAGGGAGTCCCGCACACCAAAAGTGGAGACCGACAACCGGTTGAAGTCAGCATCCAG TTTCAGCGTGCGGGCACATTTGAGACGGTTTGGCAGGCcaagtactacaactactacaagcGCGAGCACTGCCAGTTTGGTAACAAATTCAGCAGCATCGAGTATGAGTGCAAACCCAACGAGACACGCACCCTCATGTGGATCAACAAGGAAGCTTTTAACTGA